The genome window TCCGAAAGGGGCTGGTGAAGCTCGGCCGCATCTGCGGCTACGAGATCATCGACGGCGCGATGGAGACGGAGTACGTCCCCGTCGAGACCCCCCTCGCGGAGACGACCGGCGAGCGCGTGAAGGGGCTCGACGACGTGGTGATCATCAACGTCCTCCGCGCCGCGACGCCGTTCGTCGAGGGGCTTTTAAAAGCGTTCCCGCGCGCGAAGCAGGGCGTCATCTCCGCCGGCCGCGACGAGGAGGCCGGGATGACCGCGGACGGCGAGTTCCCGATCACCATCGACTACGTGAAGCTCCCCGAGATCCGCCCGGAGGACACCGTCATCGTCGCGGACCCGATGCTCGCGACGGGATCGACGATGGTCGCCGTCCTCGACCACGTCCTCGACGAGGCCGACGACTTCGAGGACCTGTTCGTGCTCTCCGCGGTCTCCGCACCGGCCGGCCTCGTCCGCGTGAGCGAGGCCGTCCCTGAGGCGGACCTGCTGACGGTCGCCATCGACGACCGCCTCGACGACGACGGGTTCATCGTCCCCGGCCTCGGCGACGCCGGCGACCGCGCGTTCCGGACGGTGTGAGGCTCAGTCCGACAGTTCCGGTGCCATCCTCCGGCGTTCCCGGCGCCGTCCCCCGTCCCCTCGTCGCCGTCCCCGACCCGTCGACGTACTTTTAAGAGCCGCCGCCGCGACCGGTACGACATGAGCGACGCGCCGACGACCGAGCCCTGCGACGCCTGCGGCGAGCCGACGACGGATGCGCTCTCGCGCACCGTCCGGCTGAGCGTCGACCGGGCGAACATCGACACCCAGCGGCTCTGCCCCGACTGCTTCGCCGACTGGATCCAGCGCTACCAAGACCGCCTCGGCTCCGGCGGCGATGAGGGCGACGACACCTCCGAGATCATCGTCGACTGAGACCAAACACTTTCGTTCCGGCCGACGACCGAACACCTTCGTTCCGGCCGGCAACGTCCGTTCCGACCGCCCGTCTTAAGCCGCGGCGGAACGGACCTTGACGTAATGGATCTCGCCATCGACGCCCCGGCCCCGGCGGCGCCCGACTGCGCCGCCGACGGGACGTGGCTCGCGTGTATCGAGTGCGACGAGACGTTCGCCCCGTTCGACGACGTCCGGTACACCTGCGACGACTGCGGCGGCCTGCTGGAAGTCCGGTACGCCGACCCGCCGACGTTCGACGAGTTCGGCGCGGGCGCGCCCTCCGACGGCCCCGACCGCGGCGTCTGGCGCTACCGCGAGGCGCTCCCCTTCGACCTCGGGGTCACCCTCCCCGAGGGCGACACCCCGCTCCACCGCGTCCCGCGCATCGAGGAGTCGGTGGGCGTCGACGCGCTCCGGATCAAACACGAGGGGATGAACCCCACCGGCTCGTTCAAGGACCGCGGGATGACCGTCGGCGTCCGCGTCGCGCAGGAGCTGGGCGTCGGCGCGCTCGCGTGCGCCTCGACGGGCAACACCTCTGCCGCGCTCGCCGCCTACGGCGGCCGCGGCGACATGGAGACGCTCGTGTTGCTCCCCCAGGGGAAGGTCGCCGCCGGGAAGGTCGCGCAGGCGAGCCTCCACGGCGCCCGAATCCTGGAGGTCGACGGCAACTTCGACGCCTGCCTCGACATCGTTCAGGAGCTGGCCGCCCGGGGCGAGGCGTACCTGCTCAACTCGCTGAACCCGTTCCGCTTAGAGGGGCAGAAGACGATCGGCTTCGAGATCTTAGAGGCGTTCTACGCCGATTATGGCGCGTTCCCGGACCGGATCGTCCTCCCCGTCGGCAACGCGGGCAACACCTCGGCGCTTTATAAGGGATTCCGCGAGCTCGTCCAGTCGGGCGCGCTCGCCGTCGACGAGGTCCCCAAGCTCACCGGCGTCCAGGCCGAGGGGGCCGCCCCGATGGTCGAGGCGATCGAAGAGGGGAACGACGAGATCCGGCGCTGGGAGGAGGTCGAGACGCGCGCGACCGCGATCCGCATCGGCAACCCCGTCAACGCGCCGAAGGCGATCCCCGGAATCCGCAACACCGGCGGCACCGCGGTCGCCGTGAGCGACGAGGCGATCACCGACGCCCAGCGCGACCTCGCCGAGGAGGGGGTCGGCGTCGAGCCCGCCTCCGCCGCGAGCCTCGCGGGCCTGAGGAAGCTCCGCCGCGAGGGCGTCGTCGCGGACGACGAGCAAGTGGTCTGCCTGACGACCGGCCACCTCCTCAAGGACCCCGACGCCGCCTACGAGGCCGGCGGCGACCCCGAACCGGTCCCGAACGACGTGGACGCGGTCGTCGAGCACCTACACGAGTAAAATCGACCAGAGGGGCGTCAGCATCGAATTTTAATTGTTCGTCTCACAAACAGCCAACGGCGTGACCAGCGAACGGATCGAGATCAGCGAGGAGACGTACGATCGGCTCCATCGGCGGAAGCTGGGGGAGGAGCCCGTTGACGCGGTTCTCAAACGGTTACTCGATCAGACCGAACCCGACCGAGGCGACGAGTCGGACGATGAGTGACCGGACTATTCGGACATTCGACACTTTCGCTTATAAATCGAAACGCCCACTAGGAAACCCGCCCGGAAACTGCCGGTTGCGTTCGAGAGGGTGCGAGACGCCTACTCGTCGGCGCGCCCGTCGGCGCCGTCCAGCGTGATCTCGGTGATCTCGACGATCCGGTCGTCCGCGAGCAGCTCATCGATCGCGGCGTCGGGGACGGCCGAGTCGAGGTTGTAGACGGTGAGCGCCTCGCCGCCCTGCGTCTCGCGGCCGTTGAACATCCCGGCGATGTTCACGTCGTGGTCGCCGAGGACGGTGCCGATGAGCCCGATGACGCCCGGCTCGTCGGTGTTGCGCGCGACGAGCATGTGACCGTACGGGACCGCGTCGACGCGGAACCCGTCGATCCGGACGATGCGGGCGTCCTCGCCCGCGAACAGCGTCCCCTCGACCGCGATCTCGTCGTCGCCGTTGCGCACGGTGACGCGGACGAGGCTCTGGAAGTCGTCGGTCTGCCGGGTCTTCGACTCCGTCACCTCGATGCCGCGCTCCTCGGCGAGCCGGGGCGCGTTCACCGCGTTCACCTGCCACTCCAGCGGCTCGAAGACGCCCTTCAGGGCGCTCGCGGTGACGAGGTCGACCTCCTCGGCGGCGATGTCGCCCTCGTAGGTCGCCTCCACCTCGGTGATCCGGCCGTCGAGCAGCTGGGCGGCGACCTTCCCGGCGGTCTCGGCCACGTCGATGTACGGCTCGATCCGCGGGAAGGCGCTCTCGTCGACCGAGGGCGCGTTGAGCGCGGTCAAGACCGGCTCGTCGTCGAACGCCGCGAGGACGGCCTCCGCGGTGTCGACCGCGACGTTCTCCTGTGCGGCCTCGGTC of Halorubrum trapanicum contains these proteins:
- the upp gene encoding uracil phosphoribosyltransferase, whose protein sequence is MTIEDRDDAHLITHALATDTLSRLRDVETEQVAFRKGLVKLGRICGYEIIDGAMETEYVPVETPLAETTGERVKGLDDVVIINVLRAATPFVEGLLKAFPRAKQGVISAGRDEEAGMTADGEFPITIDYVKLPEIRPEDTVIVADPMLATGSTMVAVLDHVLDEADDFEDLFVLSAVSAPAGLVRVSEAVPEADLLTVAIDDRLDDDGFIVPGLGDAGDRAFRTV
- the thrC gene encoding threonine synthase, whose amino-acid sequence is MDLAIDAPAPAAPDCAADGTWLACIECDETFAPFDDVRYTCDDCGGLLEVRYADPPTFDEFGAGAPSDGPDRGVWRYREALPFDLGVTLPEGDTPLHRVPRIEESVGVDALRIKHEGMNPTGSFKDRGMTVGVRVAQELGVGALACASTGNTSAALAAYGGRGDMETLVLLPQGKVAAGKVAQASLHGARILEVDGNFDACLDIVQELAARGEAYLLNSLNPFRLEGQKTIGFEILEAFYADYGAFPDRIVLPVGNAGNTSALYKGFRELVQSGALAVDEVPKLTGVQAEGAAPMVEAIEEGNDEIRRWEEVETRATAIRIGNPVNAPKAIPGIRNTGGTAVAVSDEAITDAQRDLAEEGVGVEPASAASLAGLRKLRREGVVADDEQVVCLTTGHLLKDPDAAYEAGGDPEPVPNDVDAVVEHLHE